In Fusarium falciforme chromosome 9, complete sequence, the following are encoded in one genomic region:
- a CDS encoding N-acetyltransferase domain-containing protein codes for MTTPNALRLELATPEDIPAMVDLWFEAFKDPDMQRLWPGTLGVRKWWHDANYHDIINKPLARYVKVVDPDTLDTQGRPRIAAYAKWDTAMPEERGRRYPPWHDDMPGEECQAFFQREEDERKRVMGDYKHYYLDTLATHPDYQRRGAGSMLMKWGCDLADKDGVGAYVDASKAGAPLYERFGFVDESEPDAGEVASMARRQRE; via the exons ATGACAACCCCCAATGCCCTGAGACTGGAATTGGCGACTCCAGAGGATATCCCAGCTATGGTAGATCTCTGGTTCGAGGCGTTCAAAGACCCTGACATGCAACGATTGTGGCCTGGTACTCTAGGGGTGCGCAAGTGGTGGCATGATGCCAACTATCacgatattattaataaaccaTTGGCACGCTATGTCAAAGTGGTTGACCCTGATACACTGGATACCCAAGGTCGGCCCCGTATAGCAGCTTATGCTAAATGGGACACGGCCATGCCTGAGGAGCGAGGTCGTCGATATCCGCCTTGGCACGACGATATGCCGGGTGAAGAGTGCCAGGCTTTCTTCcagagagaagaagacgagagAAAGAGGGTTATGGGCGACTATAAGCATTACT ACCTCGACACACTTGCTACACACCCTGACTACCAACGACGAGGGGCCGGATCCATGCTTATGAAATGGGGATGTGACCTTGCAGATAAGGATGGAGTTGGGGCTTATGTGGATGCGAGTAAAGCTGGTGCGCCGTTGTATGAGAGGTTTGGTTTTGTCGACGAGAGTGAGCCTGATGCTGGTGAGGTTGCCTCAATGGCTCGAAGGCAGCGTGAGTGA
- a CDS encoding Carbohydrate esterase family 4, whose product MKVFGALALATLVCRSAGRPEKRMLLARSEGTGEHVKRQSDGRCGTGFGTVCAEDECCSNSGWCGTGYLYCSAPACQIEYGPACDANVRPNGPDTTNIARPRIGDIPYGEAINRCSRNGDIALTYDDGPFTYTEDLLDLLQEYNAKATFYITGRNLGKGAINDPDTAWPALIRRMIRDGHQVASHTWSHQRLTTLSRSKFWNQMIYNEIALADILGYFPTYMRPPYSASNEDTNAWLDELGYHITYFNLDTEGYLHDSPNMIAASKAIWDNTVEGKDPETNRWLHIDHDPVYQTVYNLTEHMLQSIQSSDFRAVTVGECLQDPKDNWYRKVGNQPTSNDPSSESSSSFPPTSNGRCGSRYGEATCRHEPLGETCCSRAGWCGSTEEHCGRGCQPVFGTCNDTPEPGTLDTE is encoded by the exons ATGAAGGTCTTTGGGGCATTGGCGTTGGCCACCCTCGTCTGCAGAAGTGCTGGGCGTCCAGAGAAGCGAATGTTACTCGCGAGATCTGAAGGGACTGGGGAGCATGTTAAGCGTCAATCAGACGGTCGATGTGGAACTGGCTTTGGCACGGTCTGCGCGGAGGATGAGTGTTGCTCGAATTCCGG CTGGTGTGGAACTGGATACCTCTACTGCTCGGCTCCAGCGTGTCAGATTGAATACGGTCCAGCCTGCGACGCAAATGTGCGTCCCAATGGCCCCGACACTACCAATATCGCTCGACCCAGGATTGGAGACATTCCTTACGGTGAAGCCATCAATCGGTGTAGTCGAAATGGCGATATTGCGTTGACGTACGATGATGGGCCGTTCACGTACACAGAAGATCTCCTCGATCTCCTCCAG GAATACAACGCTAAAGCAACCTTCTACATCACTGGAAGAAACCTCGGCAAAGGAGCTATCAACGACCCAGACACAGCATGGCCTGCTCTCATTAGACGAATGATCAGAGACGGCCACCAGGTCGCCAGTCATACATGGTCTCATCAACGCCTCACGACGTTGAGCAGGTCCAAGTTCTGGAACCAGATGATTTACAATGAGATTGCTCTCGCCGACATCTTGGGATACTTTCCAACGTACATGCGACCGCCGTACTCGGCCAGCAATGAAGATACCAATGCTtggcttgatgagcttggctaTCACATTACCTACTTTAACCTCGACACTGAGGGATATCTCCATGATAGTCCCAACATGATTGCTGCGTCCAAGGCCATCTGGGATAATACTGTCGAGGGCAAAGACCCCGAAACCAATAGGTGGCTACACATCGATCACGACCCCGTCTACCAGACAGTCTACAACCTCACCGAGCACATGCTGCAATCCATCCAAAGCAGCGACTTCAGAGCTGTCACAGTAGGCGAGTGTCTCCAAGACCCAAAAGACAACTGGTACCGCAAGGTAGGCAATCAACCGACGAGCAATGACCCCAGCTCAGaaagctcctccagcttccCACCGACGTCTAACGGTCGCTGCGGCTCACGATACGGTGAAGCGACGTGTCGTCACGAGCCCCTCGGCGAGACTTGCTGCTCTCGGGCAGGATGGTGCGGTTCGACAGAGGAGCATTGTGGAAGAGGATGTCAGCCTGTGTTTGGGACCTGCAACGACACGCCTGAGCCGGGGACTCTCGACACCGAATGA
- a CDS encoding TM2 domain-containing protein, giving the protein MDHTHAGFADKVGRGVAKGVSFALGKWKQLLLTYTFTTIVGIALLYMHAEHEASLVKRSWGGFDERPMTEKCYRQERTAMLLSLFLGLLGVDQFYAHHWPLAIFKFFTLGGLGTWAFIDMILWIVGGVYGTPGCPGGSSKEWQY; this is encoded by the exons atggatcaTACTCACGCTGGTTTCGCTGACAAGGTCGGCCGAGGTGTTGCAAAGGGTGTCTCTTTTGCTCTTGGAAAGTGGAAGCAGCTTCTCTTGACCTACACTTTTACCACCATTGTCGGCATCGCCCTTCTCTACATGCACGCCG AACATGAAGCTTCTCTCGTCAAGCGAAGCTGGGGAGGTTTCGATGAACGTCCCATGACGGAAAAGTGCTATCGCCAGGAACGCACCGCCATGCTCCTCTCCCTATTCCTCGGTCTTTTGGGTGTTGACCAGTTCTACGCTCACCACTGGCCCCTTGCCATCTTCAAGTTCTTTACTCTCGGTGGTCTGGGCACCTGGGCTTTCATCGACATGATTCTCTGGATCGTTGGTGGTGTCTACGGTACCCCTGGATGTCCTGGTGGAAGCTCCAAGGAATGGCAGTATTGA
- a CDS encoding Coatomer subunit beta': protein MKLDVKRQLYARSERVKGIDFHPHEPWILTTLYSGHVYIWSYETQQIVKTFELTDVPVRAGRFVARKNWIVCGSDDFQLRVYNYNTSEKITSFEAHPDYIRAIAIHPTQPFVLTASDDMTIKLWDWEKGWKCVQVFEGHGHYVMGLAINPKDTNTFASACLDRTVKIWSLGSSTPNFTLEAHETKGVNHVDYYPHSDKPYLLTTSDDRTVKIWDYTTKSLIATLEGHTNNVSFACYHPELPVIISGSEDGTIRIWHANTYRFEQSLNYSLERAWCVSYQKGKQGVAVGFDDGAVVVKLGREEPAVSMDASGKLIWARHNEVVSAIIKGGDASIKDNEPISLPTKDLGTCEVYPQTLIHSPNGRFVAVCGDGEYIIYTALAWRNKAFGSALDFVWASKENSNDFAIRESAMSVKIFKNFVEKSGGLDVGFQAERLHGGVLLGVTGQGGVSFFDWATGGLVRRIEVEPKQVYWSDSGELVTIACEDTFYVLRFSRENYVEAVQAGLVEEDGVEAAFEVITDISETVRTGEWIGDCFIYTNSTNRLNYLVGDQTYTVSHFDKPMYILGYIQRDSRIYLADKDVGVTSFGLSLPVLEYQTLVLREDMETAAELLPTIPEDQLNKIARFLEGQGHKELALEVATDPEHKFELALALNELAIALELAREADADHKWKTVGDAALAAWDVALAAECFTHAKDLGSLLLLHSSTGDRDGLTALATQAEEAGAHNVAFSCRWLLGDIEACTQILTKTGRLAEAVLFSQTYQPSLTVPVVKEWQENLEKNKKGRVAKLIGVPGEDEDLFPEWEEWLRLENGAEAKEKVNGQDAEEEETDSDDEDDE, encoded by the exons ATGAAGTTAGACGTCAAG CGCCAGCTCTATGCTCGCAGCGAGCGAGTCAAGGGCATTGACTTTCATCCTCATGAACCATGGATCCTCACAACCCTCTACAGCG GCCACGTCTACATCTGGTCCTACGAGACCCAACAGATCGTCAAGACGTTCGAGCTCACCGATGTCCCCGTTCGCGCCGGTCGATTCGTCGCCAGGAAAAACTGGATTGTCTGCGGTTCTGATGATTTCCAACTGCGTGTCTACAACTACAACACCTCCGAGAAGATCACTTCGTTCGAGGCGCACCCCGACTACATCCGAGCGATTGCGATTCACCCCACTCAGCCATTTGTCCTGACTGCCTCAGATGACATGACCATTAAGCTGTGGGACTGGGAGAAGGGTTGGAAGTGTGTTCAGGTCTTTGAGGGCCATGGTCACTACGTCATGGGTCTTGCCATCAACCCCAAGGACACAAACACCTTTGCTTCTGCCTGTCTCGACCGGACAGTCAAGATCTGGAGCCTCGGTTCCTCCACTCCCAACTTTACCCTTGAGGCTCACGAGACAAAGGGAGTGAACCATGTCGATTACTACCCTCATTCCGACAAGCCCTACCTCCTCACCACCTCGGACGACCGAACCGTCAAGATTTGGGATTACACCACCAAGTCTCTGATCGCTACCCTCGAGGGCCACACCAACAACGTCTCGTTTGCCTGCTACCACCCCGAACTGCCCGTCATCATTTCCGGTTCCGAGGACGGCACGATAAGGATATGGCATGCCAACACCTACCGATTTGAGCAGTCTCTCAACTACAGCCTGGAGCGAGCTTGGTGTGTCTCGTATCAGAAGGGCAAGCAGGGTGTTGCTGTGGGTTTCGATGATGGTGCGGTTGTTGTCAAGCTTGGTCGTGAGGAGCCTGCTGTGTCTATGGATGCTTCTGGCAAGCTTATCTGGGCTCGTCACAACGAGGTTGTctctgccatcatcaagggagGAG ATGCCTCTATCAAGGACAACGAGCCGATCTCCCTTCCCACCAAGGATCTTGGTACCTGCGAAGTATACCCCCAAACACTCATCCACTCCCCCAACGGCCGCTTCGTTGCTGTGTGCGGTGATGGCGAGTACATCATCTACACTGCCCTCGCTTGGCGAAACAAGGCCTTTGGCTCTGCTCTCGACTTTGTCTGGGCATCCAAGGAGAACAGCAACGACTTTGCTATCCGCGAGTCTGCCATGAGCGTCAAGATCTTCAAGAACTTTGTCGAGAAGAGCGGCGGTCTTGATGTCGGCTTCCAGGCTGAGAGGCTCCACGGTGGTGTTCTTCTTGGTGTCACCGGCCAGGGTGGCGTGTCTTTCTTTGACTGGGCGACTGGTGGCCTTGTGCGAAGAATTGAGGTTGAGCCCAAGCAGGTCTACTGGTCCGATAGCGGAGAGCTGGTGACGATTGCCTGCGAGGATACCTTTTACGTGCTGCGCTTCTCTCGAGAGAACTACGTCGAGGCTGTGCAAGCCggtcttgtcgaggaggatggtgttgaggctgcaTTTGAGGTTATCACTGACATTAGCGAAAC CGTACGAACCGGCGAGTGGATTGGCGACTGCTTCATCTACACCAATAGCACCAACCGACTCAACTACCTCGTCGGTGATCAGACCTACACCGTCTCCCACTTTGACAAGCCCATGTACATCCTGGGCTACATCCAGCGCGACTCTCGAATCTACCTCGCCGACAAGGATGTTGGTGTTACCTCGTTTGGCCTGTCTCTTCCTGTGCTCGAGTACCAGACTCTTGTCCTCCGAGAGGATATGGAGACAGCTGCTGAGCTGCTACCGACGATCCCCGAGGACCAGCTCAACAAGATCGCGCGATTCTTAGAAGGCCAGGGCCACAAGGAGCTTGCTCTGGAGGTGGCGACCGACCCCGAGCACAAGTTTGAGCTTGCTCTTGCTCTCAACGAGCTTGCCATTGCGCTTGAGCTTGCTCGCGAGGCCGACGCCGACCACAAGTGGAAAACTGTTGGAGATGCTGCTCTGGCAGCCTGGGACGTTGCTCTCGCTGCTGAGTGCTTCACCCACGCCAAGGACCTTGGATCTCTACTGCTTCTGCACTCGTCAACGGGTGACCGTGATGGCCTGACTGCTCTGGCCACTcaggcggaggaggctggcGCGCACAACGTCGCCTTCTCATGCCGCTGGCTGCTCGGTGATATCGAGGCCTGCACTCAGATTCTCACCAAGACCGGCCGACTTGCCGAGGCCGTCCTCTTTTCGCAAACCTACCAGCCCAGTCTTACTGTACCTGTAGTGAAGGAGTGGCAGGAGAACttggagaagaacaagaagggaCGGGTAGCCAAGCTCATCGGTGTGCCcggagaggacgaggatctcTTCCCCGAGTGGGAGGAGTGGTTGAGGCTGGAGAACGGCGCTGAGGCAAAGGAGAAGGTTAATGGTcaggatgccgaggaggaggagacggattcggacgacgaggatgacgagtaG